The Notamacropus eugenii isolate mMacEug1 chromosome 4, mMacEug1.pri_v2, whole genome shotgun sequence DNA window AGTTGTCTTCATTATTCACTTAATATTCATTGAATTGCTTTTCAGCTCAGTGTGCCATTATAATGTTTGATGTAACATCAAGAGTTACTTACAAGAATGTACCTAACTGGCATAGAGATCTGGTACGAGTATGTGAAAATATCCCTATAGTGTTGTGTGGCAACAAAGTGGATATTAaggacagaaaagtcaaggcGAAATCAATTGTCTTCCATAGGAAGAAGAATCTCCAGGTAAGTCTTAAAATTGACCATTTACTTAAGTGTAGGATTCATTGACCTATCTGTTCATGTGGGAAAAAAGACTCTTAATCAGGCATGTAGCATTCATGATGAACATTAAACAACTTACTTTTAATGATTTGTGGAGTGCTTCtaaatatttgtgtattttttcttaAGCCTGTACATATTAGTTGTGTTCTATAAGGAAGTAATAgttttaactgaaatttaaagagttttaaaattgCATGTAAGGGACAGCAAAAGAGCTTAACTGCCCAACTTGTGGAATAATCTGCCTGAGTGTTGGCAAATTTAaaattgcatatatttattttttgacaGTACTATGACATCTCAGCCAAAAGTAACTACAACTTTGAGAAGCCCTTCCTTTGGCTTGCTAGAAAACTTATTGGAGACCCTAATTTGGAGTTTGTTGCCATGCCTGCTCTTGCACCTCCAGAGGTTGTCATGGATCCAGCACTGGCTGCACAGTATGAGCAGGACTTACAGGTATTGGTTATATTCCAGTTAATCAGACTGTGTTATGTACtttatttcctattcttcctTGCTAACCTTATAACTTCTTAACCACTTATTTCAGATTGCTCAGACAACTGCGCTCCCTGATGAAGATGATGACCTGTAAGGGAATGAAGCTAGAGCCCAGCGTCAGAGGTCTAGTTTTATAGGCAACTGTCCTGTGATGTCAGTGGTGTAGCGTGTTTGCCACTTTATTATATAGCTGAGCAGAACATGTGCTTAATCTTTGGGATGCTGAAGGAAATGAATGGGCTTCGGAGTGAATGTggcagtttaaaaaatatataattcatattttgGACCTGCGTATTTAGCTGTTTTGGACCGCAATTACGTCCCCTTgagtttcaaatataagactgCTGCAGTCCCATCACAATATTCAGTGGTGAATCTTGTTTGTTACTGTCATTCCCATTCCTTTTTCGTTTAGATCATAATAAAGTTGTATTTCAAATATCTAAGCAAGTGAGCTCTTATCCCTTGTTtacaataagcattttaaaacctGTTTTGTAAGGTCTGTGGTAGATGTGTACCATGTTACTGTTTAAATGGCCTTCACGTTTTTATGACTggttgttttaaaaatgtatttcaaacATATCAGTAAGATACATCTGAGTCATACATTTCATGAAGTAAAGCTAGGGGCTGGACAGGTTAAAAACTGTGCTACTGTTAGATGACTGGTCACAACTTGGTAATACAGTTGAAAGGTGTGAGTATATATAATTTAAGGCAGTTAAGCTAAAAGTTTTCACACTAGCTAAGTAGTATACCTTACTTAAGGTGGCTTGTGGAAGAAGGggtaaagttgaaaaaaaatcacatgagtGTTGTACATTTTTCCTGTGTATGAGCTGTCAATAGaataggatttttaatttatgtggGTTGAGTTATCAATTGAATGCAGCTTTTAAAAGACTATTGCTTAACATACATG harbors:
- the RAN gene encoding GTP-binding nuclear protein Ran; amino-acid sequence: MAAQGEPQVQFKLVLVGDGGTGKTTFVKRHLTGEFEKKYVATLGVEVHPLVFHTNRGPIKFNVWDTAGQEKFGGLRDGYYIQAQCAIIMFDVTSRVTYKNVPNWHRDLVRVCENIPIVLCGNKVDIKDRKVKAKSIVFHRKKNLQYYDISAKSNYNFEKPFLWLARKLIGDPNLEFVAMPALAPPEVVMDPALAAQYEQDLQIAQTTALPDEDDDL